tttgtatcaattaataaattctctaaattttattttattttctctaacttttctttaacatctttaatgtcatttttacctaaataaatcttaaaattgggttccaaaattatttcctatatttattaaatttttctttacatttatttcattaatttaggtctcttcactatagtttaagtgtagttttagacattctgactgtccaaacAGATATTAGTcgctggaacagtagaatatacagattacctacggtgagggcgttacaatgaattattgaaaaacgaaataaaattttatttacataATAATAGTTGcatacatataatttttttttcttttacactGTTGTTATACTTTGGTGTCTGCTATGGTTTCTTTGATTTTAACTCTAAGTGCTTTATACATTTCAACATTAGATTGGATTTTAACAAGTCATCTAATGgtagttattaataaaataagattTACTTTGTTAAAAACAAAGTTACGGTAGAAACTCCTTTATAGTTTTTagattattaatattattctaaATATCTATTTAAGacatattttcaaatttttaaatgttatatatataaaacGAATTATAGGAAAAcgagataaaattttatttacataGTCATGGCTACATACATATAATTTTTTCCCTTTTGTACTATTGTTATACTTTTtagaatattaatattatttttaaataatattaatattattaaataaagataatttttaaaaatatattttttaatatattaaaaggatataaaaattttgatattttaaattgataaaaataatcatatatgatttaaaattaataataaattatattactattttatttttatatattaaaattaaaaaatatataaattaaaaatattttttgcattaaaattattattaggcACATGCAAGCAATTCATAGTTTGTTGTGTATCTTTCCTCTTCAGGAATCTGAAAACAACCATATAACCAAGAGGAATTATATATTGCAAAATGGCAGCAACAGAATCTAAAGAAAAGATTTAGCTAATTGTCAACCCTGACGAATCAAAGCAATTGTGAACCCTTACAAGTCAAACTAGTTTGAATGCATTAACACAAAATGGAGCAAAACTTCAAAAGGCAATAACAAAACTTGAAAAGGCAGTcttgaatttaaaatttctttttgGGAATCATGAGTAGTGGTTTTTCCTTCTGCAGTGTTATGCCAAATTTATCATTCATGTCTAGCTTTGCAGGATCATCATCATTTTCAAAAGACCAATCAAAGTAATGTATTAAATTAGCTAAAATCAATGGAATTTGCCTTATAGCCATTGGTAGACCTGGACAAATTCGCCTTCCTGAACTAAAAGGTATTAGCTCAAAATCATGACCTTTCAAGTCTAAACTTGATCCGAGAAACCTTTCAGGCTTAAATGACAAAGGCTCTTCCCAAACTGAAGGATCGCGTCCAATTGCCCAAACATTGACAAATACTTGACTATCTTTTGGAATTGTATAATTCATAACTTCAAATGTCTCAAGAGCTCGATGTGGAAGGAGGAATGGTGCAGGAGGATGTAATCTCATTGTTTCCTTTAAAAGTGCATTTAAATATGGAAGTTGAGAAACTTCAGATTCATGTATTGAGCCTTTGTTGATTACCTTGTCTAGCTCTTCCCCAAGTTTTTCCAAGACTCGTTTGTTCTTGAGAATCTCAGCCATTGCCCACTCTACTGTTGTGGTATTAGTTTCTACGCCCGCACTAAACAATTCCTGCACCGCAAAATGATATATTACATTTCAATTACAAATAAATATATGTAAAAAGATAGGGATAGTCTGCATACGACAATCAACCAATTGATTATATCGTCATCGAAGCCATTGGAAAGAAAAACATCCAAGAAATCTGTTATGGGAGCATCATTGACATGCTtttctcttctttctttgatgtaaATTTCCCATACACCAATCATTTCCTCAACGCACTCTGACATCTTTCTTCTTAGACCCTGAGGATCCAACCCTTCTAAGATGGGATAAAAATCAGCCATATTTGGAGCAGCGGCCAACTCCATCATCCTCGATACCAGGCTTTTCAATCCACTAGCCACCTCTTGAtcttccaaaccaatcatgtcctTGGAGAATAAAAGATTAGAAATTGTATCAAAAATAGTAGCAAACACAAGTTCTCCAATATTAATTACTTTTCCTTGTCGGGCAGTCAAAAATTCCACCATCTCCGACGATTTCTTCTCCCTCAAACtggcttgtgaatcaattgcttTGGCAGAGAAAAGCTCAGTCCTGAACAAGGCTCTGAAGGACTTCCACTGGTCATTGCATGTGGGGTTCCAAATAACCGATATACGTTCAAGTTCATGGCTTTTCCGGGGAATCACTTTACTTTGCCATCTGGCAGAAAGCAAACGATCGTGATTTTTCAGAATTTCAGTAGCTGCAGCAGGGGAAGAGCCAACAACAACGACTTGCGTACCGAGCCTCAATGAAATCAGAGGGCCATGAACTTTGGCAAAGCGTGTCATTGGGATGTGTAGCTTTTTCTCAAGAAGGAAAATGTTGCCTACGATAGGCCATGGCCTCGGACCCGGAGGAAGAGGCCGCCGCTTTGAAGATAGAGAACTAATGTGCTTGACGATGATAAAGATAACAGGTATAAGCAAAAAAAGAGGAGCGGATAAGAGACCGAACTCTCTTGTTTGATCCATGTCTAGCAGAGGCCTGAACTAAATCCGGTCAAGATGACTTCTTATAGAGAGTAAGCTTGATTGCGTGCATGCTGAGAAAAAAGATAACTGATCTTCAAATgtataaattattacaaaataaaatatttaaatgataTGGCCGCCCATACCTTGGATACTGGACAAATGCTTTTATCTTCGCCGTGTATTTTGACTTCATGAACGTGCAATTAATGAGGACAACTTGGAAGTTGTCCACATTATTTCATTTTCTAATCCAGGTGTCTAGAAGCCTACTAGATGAACATTTGAACAAGTAAAATACAaggaaataaattataaaaaaagaaaCTCTCAACACCCACATAGATGGTTACGTATGACTAATACACATTCAAAATCAGACTAATTTGATGACGGCAAGTAGGCTTTTTTCGCTAGTTTCTCTTCGCTTTCTATTCTATAGAAAGAGGAGGTTCTGTCTTTTTCATTTTAGTTTTCCGTCTGGAGCTTCATCGCTGCTGCTCCATCCGCTTTTCCGTGTCCAGCCAAGTAGGAGAAGGCCTTGCTTACCCGATCCGGCCATGGATTCTCTCCTCCGCTGGGTTTGGGATGTAGATAGCTTTTTGAGTTTGGATTTGCAGCCAAGTTTGAATGTGTTGAAGGAtccttattttatatatatatatatatatatatatatatatatatatatatatatatatcaattgctCGTGCTTTGCCCATGATTTCACGCGCAGCTAATAatgattttaatatataaatgacagtgaaataaaattaaagctGGTTAAGAATATGAAAATACCACCATCCGGGTTGTGATAGTGTATCCATTGAAAAGGCATTGCCAACATGGGCCCTTCTCAAAACCCACCTCTGAAATCATTTAGGATGAGTAGAGCCATGTTGAAAAATTGCATCAAACAGTTAATTTTGATATAAATCTtacattttataattatttattaaaataattgttaattaattaaaataaaacaaggtaaaaattttaattaatttatgaacaGTGCCAAGGGTGTCCCAAGTTAAACTTCTCTCCAcaattttccaccaatcatatttatttgatttgattaaTAAAGGCTTATAAATATCTTTTCCTTCTTATTGTCTTTCAATGTGGGACAATTTTTCCTATTGCTAACTATTTAaacataatttagtttttaaattgttattaaaaaaatttaaattaaaattaagtcagtttgtttatttcttaaatttttgttaataaatatattttattttgctGATGCTCCACTATTTTTTTTACATTAttctataaatataaaatttgatgTATGAGAATTTACCAAAAATTTTACTcaataaaacaaattaaaaatcttttaattattgaattattcactaaaaatggtttgaaactttCTAATAAATTTAATACTGCGCTTAACGTCCACTTAGTTTAATAATTGTCCACCATCACTCATTATATATGAATTTTCATATGCTCTTAGGTCAAGGCaaataattgtaattaattaatttaggaCCTATTTGTTCAAAGTGGCTGCAAGTTAGATAGAGCATCAACTTTGAAAGCAATActtattatttttgaaaaatgtattataaaaataaattataatatgaaTTTAATACTAACAAGATTAatgcaaataatttttataaaattgttgCTCAAATTTATTCAGTCTTCCATAGCAGCTAtttgttgtattttttttttgtattaaatATTGGATGGATAAATGTAATTCTTTTTAGTATATTGTAATTTGATGTGTTAGTTATCATGTTGGTTACGTTTAGAATATTCTATGTAAATTTActatttttagtgaattttgtgATTTTACTTTCtagttttatatttattttttgcaTCAAATATGACTTTGACATTTTTTTTCTTCTAGGTTATTTTAATGCACaaatttgttatttctttttatcatattttttttCATGTCTTAGGAATCTCTTGTATTTTTGTATGATTTTTAGTATTGTTTTATCgtgtgaaataaatttattttgttaAATGTTCAATTTTGCCATTTTTTGTAGAATTACAGTTTTAGTGTAAATATGCCTCTTTTATCTCCTAATTAAATTCTAACTTGtttgttttatattttttatgagTTGAGAGA
This is a stretch of genomic DNA from Hevea brasiliensis isolate MT/VB/25A 57/8 chromosome 12, ASM3005281v1, whole genome shotgun sequence. It encodes these proteins:
- the LOC131168835 gene encoding probable (S)-N-methylcoclaurine 3'-hydroxylase isozyme 2, whose translation is MDQTREFGLLSAPLFLLIPVIFIIVKHISSLSSKRRPLPPGPRPWPIVGNIFLLEKKLHIPMTRFAKVHGPLISLRLGTQVVVVGSSPAAATEILKNHDRLLSARWQSKVIPRKSHELERISVIWNPTCNDQWKSFRALFRTELFSAKAIDSQASLREKKSSEMVEFLTARQGKVINIGELVFATIFDTISNLLFSKDMIGLEDQEVASGLKSLVSRMMELAAAPNMADFYPILEGLDPQGLRRKMSECVEEMIGVWEIYIKERREKHVNDAPITDFLDVFLSNGFDDDIINWLIVELFSAGVETNTTTVEWAMAEILKNKRVLEKLGEELDKVINKGSIHESEVSQLPYLNALLKETMRLHPPAPFLLPHRALETFEVMNYTIPKDSQVFVNVWAIGRDPSVWEEPLSFKPERFLGSSLDLKGHDFELIPFSSGRRICPGLPMAIRQIPLILANLIHYFDWSFENDDDPAKLDMNDKFGITLQKEKPLLMIPKKKF